In one window of Tursiops truncatus isolate mTurTru1 chromosome 5, mTurTru1.mat.Y, whole genome shotgun sequence DNA:
- the LOC101340031 gene encoding LOW QUALITY PROTEIN: UDP-glucuronosyltransferase 2B4-like (The sequence of the model RefSeq protein was modified relative to this genomic sequence to represent the inferred CDS: inserted 1 base in 1 codon; substituted 1 base at 1 genomic stop codon), translating to MNKMSVKWLSLLLLLQLTCYFSXGNCGKVLARPMKYSHWMNMKTILDELVMMGHKVTVLTTSASILIDPNKPSAIKFGTFPMSLTKDNLKHNIKHLVEKWTYLAKNSLWTYFSSLRSLFWELSDMLMNICKDVVSNKKLMTKLHESRFDAVLADAVGPCGELLAEVLKVPLVYSLRSSPGYSAEKYSGRLPLPPSYVPATFSELSDHVTFTERVKNMIYALYFDFWFQTFNENKWNQFYGEVLGRPTTLLKTMGKAEMWLIXTYWDFEFPLPLLPNFEFVGGLHCKPAKPLPKESDSVSKKGG from the exons ATGAACAAGATGTCTGTGAAATGGCTCTCACTTCTGCTGCTACTACAGCTGACTTGCTACTTTA CTGGAAATTGTGGAAAGGTGCTGGCACGGCCAATGAAATACAGTCATTGGATGAATATGAAGACAATCCTGGATGAACTTGTCATGATGGGTCATAAGGTGACTGTTCTGACAACTTCAGCTTCCATTCTTATTGATCCCAACAAACCATCTGCTATTAAGTTTGGGACTTTCCCTATGTCTTTAACTAAAGATAATTTGAAGCATAACATCAAGCATTTGGTAGAGAAATGGACATATCTGGCAAAAAATTCGTTGTggacatatttttcatcattgagaagtTTATTTTGGGAACTTTCTGATATGCTTATGAATATCTGTAAAGATGTTGTTTCGAACAAGAAGCTGATGACAAAACTACATGAATCAAGGTTTGATGCTGTTCTTGCAGATGCTGTTGGACCCTGTGGTGAGCTGCTGGCTGAGGTACTTAAAGTACCTTTAGTATACAGTCTCCGCTCCTCTCCTGGCTATTCAGCTGAAAAGTATAGTGGAAGACTTCCATTACCACCATCCTATGTACCTGCTACGTTTTCAGAATTAAGTGATCATGTGACATTCACGGAGAGGGTCAAAAATATGATATATGCACTTTATTTTGACTTTTGGTTCCAGACATTTAATGAGAATAAATGGAATCAGTTTTATGGCGAAGTACTAG GAAGACCGACTACATTATTAAAGACAATGGGGAAAGCTGAAATGTGGCTCATTTGAACATACTGGGATTTTGAATTTCCTCTCCCACTGCTACCAAATTTTGAATTTGTTGGAGGCCTCCACTGCAAACCAGCCAAACCCCTGCCTAAG GAAAGTGATAGCGTTAGTAAGAAGGGAGGTTAA